The following coding sequences are from one Methanococcoides methylutens window:
- a CDS encoding M1 family metallopeptidase produces MERIYKYYPEDFGELTVKVIHMDLLFDVYDDHTYVSSDLKVRTLGKPITSLDLNCRDLDIKKISCKEYDVSYDYKADEYILSIEFGCQVPADTEIVIHTETICKPTWNILEGLYYDETPAGAPPQQITQCQQWGFQRIVPCIDDMTAKCTYTTTIIADERYTNLITNGDVVEEKNSVGNGRARIVYDNSVTPMATYLFFLGVGTYRTFTREFEYPDGHTFDLELLVPPESDVYPAEKALDVLYDSVMWTYLFTGPEQYTDIDKRKEIYDLIRVRDALKAEGKSDDLVFLRDELKKLDSSLTMGYKYTGTVYREIGMQNSDFGGMENVGNTTITTNRIMPYPETTDPSFEYMVRVKVHEYYHNINGSEVTGWSPFEIWLNEAVTVHIEHQFHAFVFGENYSRLSNVLDLLAPGVGTFALDSGAASMSIVPEGFNDPNDLITAVTYVKAPEFVRMLETLMGKENFARALDIYHTKFSHSNAKGSDWLKTMEEVSGMDFSEMSETWLAQTKFPMVQIDTSYDAESMFFTLDIHQEIPEGGKHWEFPFVAALVDGDGNDIVEINEWISSEDANIAIENVEAPAFVSVNRGYSFYGKVIREVSDEELLLQVRKDSDMINRFIAYYTLVDREKMRLLADPQAKVSEMFIELFNDLIGDDVLMEEVGGQFLAIFESVEDERLAHRYQMLYDVKKRILEGIARNNTVSLLNLYHKYLKVSIPQDDTLEEYARVIKARQVKNTVLRILATLDTPFVHQLCNKQFVEASCASDRLVAFDCYINSSAEDKMVFLENFMEESRKNLVAWEAFLSIVAGNSSSDAVSLVKNIEASESFRIEQANDQRALYGGFGRNRKISLQTEGGRELLRSILLKLAAVNEYSTTNLLNVFANIDLMEDEYHVPLVSILAEMLDSLDAEKVPSVYNRIRKLLQGAPNAVEVYEAQFGKIKAI; encoded by the coding sequence ATGGAGCGTATCTACAAATATTATCCAGAGGATTTTGGAGAACTGACAGTAAAGGTCATTCATATGGACCTTTTGTTCGATGTTTATGATGATCACACTTATGTGAGTTCGGATCTCAAGGTCAGAACCCTTGGAAAGCCGATAACATCACTTGATCTTAACTGCCGTGATCTCGATATCAAAAAAATTAGCTGCAAAGAATATGATGTTTCTTACGATTACAAGGCAGATGAATACATTCTCTCAATTGAATTCGGCTGCCAGGTTCCGGCAGACACAGAAATTGTGATCCATACGGAAACAATATGCAAACCGACCTGGAACATCCTTGAAGGTCTTTATTATGACGAGACTCCTGCAGGGGCACCGCCACAACAGATAACACAATGCCAGCAGTGGGGATTCCAGCGTATCGTTCCATGCATCGATGACATGACCGCTAAATGTACTTATACTACTACCATCATCGCAGACGAGCGTTATACCAATCTCATAACCAACGGTGATGTTGTGGAGGAAAAAAATTCCGTTGGTAATGGCAGGGCCAGGATCGTCTATGACAATTCCGTTACACCAATGGCAACTTACCTTTTCTTCCTCGGGGTTGGAACTTACCGGACATTTACAAGGGAGTTCGAGTATCCTGATGGGCATACTTTCGATCTTGAGTTGCTGGTGCCGCCGGAATCTGATGTTTATCCAGCAGAAAAGGCACTGGATGTACTCTATGATTCAGTGATGTGGACTTACCTTTTCACAGGTCCTGAGCAGTACACTGACATTGATAAAAGGAAGGAGATATATGATCTGATCCGGGTCCGCGATGCTCTCAAGGCTGAAGGGAAGTCCGATGATCTGGTATTCTTACGGGATGAGCTCAAAAAGCTCGACAGCTCTCTTACGATGGGGTACAAATATACAGGTACTGTCTATCGTGAGATCGGTATGCAAAACTCTGATTTTGGCGGTATGGAGAATGTTGGCAACACCACGATCACGACCAACCGTATCATGCCATATCCGGAAACCACTGATCCCTCATTTGAGTATATGGTGCGTGTCAAGGTCCATGAATATTATCATAATATAAATGGTTCGGAGGTCACAGGCTGGAGTCCGTTCGAGATATGGCTCAACGAAGCAGTGACCGTTCACATCGAGCATCAGTTCCATGCATTTGTCTTCGGAGAGAACTACAGTCGTTTGTCCAACGTTCTTGATCTTCTGGCGCCCGGGGTAGGTACCTTTGCGCTTGACAGTGGTGCTGCTTCCATGTCCATTGTTCCTGAAGGCTTCAATGATCCCAATGACCTGATCACAGCGGTAACGTATGTAAAAGCTCCTGAATTCGTGAGAATGCTTGAAACCCTTATGGGCAAGGAAAATTTTGCCCGTGCTCTTGATATCTATCATACCAAGTTCAGCCATTCTAATGCAAAAGGTTCTGATTGGTTAAAGACCATGGAAGAAGTTTCCGGAATGGATTTTTCCGAAATGTCGGAAACATGGCTAGCACAGACAAAATTCCCAATGGTTCAAATTGATACTTCTTATGATGCGGAAAGCATGTTCTTTACACTGGATATCCATCAGGAAATTCCGGAGGGTGGAAAGCATTGGGAGTTCCCCTTTGTCGCAGCTTTGGTGGATGGAGATGGAAATGATATTGTGGAAATTAATGAATGGATCTCTTCCGAGGATGCTAATATTGCCATAGAGAACGTTGAAGCGCCTGCATTTGTATCTGTAAATCGTGGCTATTCCTTCTATGGGAAGGTCATTCGTGAGGTTTCTGATGAAGAACTTCTTCTGCAGGTAAGGAAGGACAGCGATATGATCAACCGTTTCATTGCCTACTATACACTTGTGGACAGGGAGAAAATGAGATTGCTTGCTGATCCTCAGGCAAAAGTATCTGAAATGTTCATCGAACTGTTCAATGACCTCATTGGTGATGATGTCTTGATGGAAGAGGTGGGTGGTCAGTTCCTTGCCATCTTTGAATCAGTTGAAGATGAAAGATTAGCACATCGTTATCAGATGCTCTATGATGTGAAAAAACGTATCCTTGAAGGCATTGCAAGAAATAACACAGTATCCCTCCTGAATCTTTACCACAAGTACCTGAAGGTGTCGATACCGCAGGATGATACGCTTGAAGAGTATGCTCGTGTTATTAAAGCACGTCAGGTGAAGAACACTGTGTTGCGAATCCTTGCTACCCTTGACACTCCATTTGTGCATCAGTTATGCAATAAGCAGTTTGTTGAAGCATCATGTGCAAGTGACCGGCTTGTAGCATTTGACTGCTACATTAACAGCTCTGCTGAGGACAAGATGGTATTTTTGGAGAATTTCATGGAAGAATCCAGGAAGAACCTTGTTGCATGGGAAGCTTTCCTTTCAATAGTTGCAGGAAATAGTAGTTCCGATGCTGTTTCTCTTGTGAAGAACATTGAGGCTTCAGAGTCCTTCCGCATTGAGCAGGCCAATGATCAGCGCGCTCTATATGGTGGTTTTGGAAGGAACCGGAAGATATCCCTGCAGACGGAAGGTGGGCGTGAACTTCTTCGATCCATTCTGCTTAAACTTGCAGCAGTTAATGAGTATAGCACTACAAATCTTCTCAATGTATTTGCTAACATCGACCTGATGGAAGATGAATATCATGTGCCTTTGGTCTCAATACTTGCAGAGATGCTTGACAGCCTTGATGCAGAGAAAGTTCCAAGTGTCTACAACAGGATCAGAAAGCTGTTACAAGGTGCACCCAATGCAGTGGAAGTTTATGAGGCACAGTTTGGTAAGATCAAAGCAATTTGA
- a CDS encoding HAD family hydrolase: MKRNIKAVLFDMDNTLFDFLEAKLTACKKMVKHLGAGDPEAMLRYFLRGTPGFEDLENIKDYLQDNGLYSEDNYVTCCRIYETIKLEAIVLYPGVKHTLKVLKEERISLALVTDAHSHNATKRLERMQIIEYFDFIVTNDMTGAKKPDHKVFHFALDLLEVKPSQAIFVGDSPHRDIEPARQLGMITAYAAYGDRLHHSNEVQADIILSGITDVLDFVHIN; the protein is encoded by the coding sequence ATGAAAAGGAACATAAAGGCTGTCCTTTTTGATATGGACAACACCCTATTTGATTTTCTTGAAGCTAAACTTACTGCATGCAAAAAAATGGTAAAGCACCTCGGTGCAGGAGATCCGGAAGCCATGCTCAGATATTTCCTGCGAGGCACTCCCGGTTTTGAAGATCTTGAGAACATTAAGGACTACCTTCAGGACAATGGGCTTTACTCCGAAGATAATTATGTGACCTGTTGCAGGATCTACGAAACCATAAAGCTGGAAGCTATTGTGCTCTATCCCGGAGTGAAGCATACACTTAAAGTCCTGAAAGAAGAACGAATTTCTCTGGCACTTGTCACTGATGCCCACTCCCACAATGCCACTAAAAGACTGGAAAGAATGCAAATAATAGAATATTTTGATTTCATTGTGACCAACGATATGACAGGCGCTAAAAAACCCGACCATAAAGTCTTCCATTTTGCACTTGACCTTCTGGAAGTCAAACCATCACAGGCAATCTTTGTAGGAGATAGCCCTCATCGTGATATAGAACCTGCAAGACAACTAGGAATGATAACTGCTTACGCTGCTTATGGCGATCGTCTGCACCATTCAAATGAAGTTCAAGCAGACATAATATTGTCAGGAATTACGGATGTTCTGGACTTTGTCCACATAAATTAA